The DNA window TTAAAGGCCCTAGTACATTGAATATAGTTCTTATCCCTAATTCTCTTCTTGGTCCTATGGCATATTTCATTGCTTTATGATATTTTGGTGCAAACATAAATCCTATATTGTTTTTCTCTACACATTTTTCTACCTCTGTAGGACTTAGTTCAATGTTTACTCCCAAATGCTCTAATACATCTGCGCTTCCACATTTACTTGAAATCGACCGATTCCCATGCTTTAGCACTGTAACATTTGCCCCCGCTGCAATCATTGCTACTATTGTTGAAATATTAAATGTATTCCCTTCATCTCCACCTGTTCCACATGTATCGATTGCATCATCACTCTTTATATTCACTCTTAATGATTTATCTCTCATGGCCTTGGCAGCACCAACAATTTCTTCTAATGTTTCTCCTTTCATTCGAAGGGCTATTAAAAAACCTCCTATTTGTGCTGGTGTTACCTTACCTTCCATAATCATACTCATCACATGAATCATTTCATTCTCTGTCAAATCTTTATTTTTAATGAGTTTATTCATTGCAATTTTTAGCACATTATCTCCTCCTTTATAATTCCAGAAAGTTTTTCAATATTTCTTTCCCATATTGTGTAGAAATAGATTCAGGATGAAATTGTAATCCAAATATAGGATACTTTTTATGCTTCAATCCCATAATTTCACCATCTATAGTTTCAGCTGTAATCACTAATTCATCTGTAATGGAAGCTTGATCTACGATCAAAGAATGATATCTTGTTACAGTTAATGGATTTTTAATATTCTTAAATAAATCCCTTTCATTATGATAAATCTCTGACGTTTTTCCATGCACCATATTTTTAGCATGTACAACGTCTCCTCCAAACACTTCTCCAATTACCTGATGCCCAAGGCATACGCCTAAGGTTGGAATATCCTTCCCAAAGGTTTTAATCACCTCCATGGATATTCCTGAATCCTTTGGAAACCCTGGCCCAGGTGAAATAATCATATGGGTAATATCCATTTTTTTCAAAGTTTCTATTGTTACTGCATCATTTCTAAAAACTTCAACATTTGGATTGATTTCTCCAACATATTGATACAAATTATAGGTAAATGAATCGTAATTATCAATGATTGCAATCAAAATAAATCCCCCTCTACTTTTTTTATGGTCTCCATAAGTGCCTTTGCTTTCCTAAGGGTCTCATGAAATTCACTTTCTGGATTTGAGTCAGCAACAATTCCTGCACCTGCCTGTATATAAGCCATGTTACCTTTAAAAACAATGGTCCTTATCGCAATACATGTATCCATGTTTCCATTAAAACCTAGGTATCCAACAGCACCTGCATAGACCCCTCTTTTATGATTTTCTAATTCATCCATAATTTCCATAGCCCTCACCTTTGGAGCACCAGATACAGTACCCGCAGGAAAACAAG is part of the Crassaminicella profunda genome and encodes:
- the trpD gene encoding anthranilate phosphoribosyltransferase, with the translated sequence MLKIAMNKLIKNKDLTENEMIHVMSMIMEGKVTPAQIGGFLIALRMKGETLEEIVGAAKAMRDKSLRVNIKSDDAIDTCGTGGDEGNTFNISTIVAMIAAGANVTVLKHGNRSISSKCGSADVLEHLGVNIELSPTEVEKCVEKNNIGFMFAPKYHKAMKYAIGPRRELGIRTIFNVLGPLTNPARVNGQVLGVFDENLTSVLAGVLKKLGVERAMVVHGLDGLDEITITTKTKISELRNGKINTYHIDPRKFDIPLANKEEIKGGEPKENAQILLNILKGERGAKRNMVLLNAGAAIYVGKKANSLEEGIDKAKEIIDTGLALEKLNQLVKFSQEMKR
- a CDS encoding anthranilate synthase component II; amino-acid sequence: MIAIIDNYDSFTYNLYQYVGEINPNVEVFRNDAVTIETLKKMDITHMIISPGPGFPKDSGISMEVIKTFGKDIPTLGVCLGHQVIGEVFGGDVVHAKNMVHGKTSEIYHNERDLFKNIKNPLTVTRYHSLIVDQASITDELVITAETIDGEIMGLKHKKYPIFGLQFHPESISTQYGKEILKNFLEL